GACTGCAGATCTGCCCTTGCCGTCCGTAGGACTAGAAACAATTCCCTTTGGCTCTCTGGGCCCATTTCCCATTCGGCATAACGAAGGTCTTGGGCAAGATTAAGTTGCCTCCAAGCTGCGACATTGCAGGATTTTATGAGAAAAAGCTGTGCAATAATATGTACAAGTGTGGACACATGAATCGACGGCTTTAGTTCTTGGTATGATGTCCCTTTTGCAACCTTGTAAGGCCTTTAAGAAATATTAGCACTGGTTGGCCCAGGTAAATGCACAGCTGTAGTTGTATCTGTGTGAAAAGTGCAGAATGTACACAGTGGCTTGAATGTATGTATGGGTGTGCAAGATTATTGCAATACATCCAACGCTGACGTTTCTACaggtgtgtgtgcgtgtgtgtgagcgTGCTGTTCACCTGCATTTGGTATCTCTTCCTTGTCACTAGCTTCTAATGCTCTGCTAATGCTATGATTTATGTCTCTTCCCATAAACCCCTGGTTGGTTCCCAGTTGTGACTCATGGGGGAGCAGGTTATCCAGATAGACATCCAGAGGATGCTGAGCAAGCTCCCCTGGCCTGACTGGGTAGAGGGAGAGGGGAGCGGGAGGACACTGTAGGAATGGGCACAGAAGCTGAAGAGCACATCTCTGGCCATTTAACCTCTCCAGGGCTTCTAGCATATGCTAAATggaatggagaaactgagaaaagGGGCACCCAGTAAGTCTGTGGATGGATTACAGGAGGCCTGTTATTTGAGTGGGAAAAAAATTGATGCCTTCATTTTCACActaatctttgatttcttttctagtacaatgtattttattttatccatttaaaaatattctaagaaagtcctgtctcagatatttaacacttagctgtgtgaccctgcctaagtcatttaaccccaattgtcttactCTCCCaaacttaatcccaattgttttatcttccccccaaaaattCATTCTGATAAGTTTTAGCAGACAAAGGAGTCTTTAACATAAAAATGGGTTCCGAACTTTGTGTTAAAGACAGAGCAGTCAGGAGGCCCTTACAATCGCTGGATCTATAGAACCAGGAGCCCTCAGTTCAGATTCTGACTCTGCTGCGTGAACAAGTCATAATCTCTTCCAacctcagtttctgcatttgtAAAAAATCAGGGGGGTTGGACTAGGCGATTGCTAAAATCTCTTTGAGTTCCATGATTCTATGTATTGAGGCAAGCTACAATCAGTAGTGCAATTGGTAGAGCCCAGATTTAGGATTGAGAAAACCTGGATTCTAATCTTGCCTCAAACACTCTGGATAATGTTCTAACCATTCTCGATTTCAGTTTCCTTGtgtctaaaatgggactaatactacctactttccagggttgtcCTGAGAATCAAACGAAACGATAGGTATCTAAGTGCTTTGTAGAAGGATATATAAGTGTTAGCCGTGTGTGGGTACACGAGAATATGTGAATGATGGTGAGGAGCTCGCTCATGGTGAGCTTGGAGGAAGTGCGGCACGGTGGTTCCTGCGAGCTCCCTCTGAGTCGGGTCAGCTGGGAGGCTGGGGGCCAGCTCCTCTTAGAACATTTCTGGGATATCCCAGGACCCTCTGGCTGGGCAAAGAGCAGATCCCCATCCGCCGCCCTTAGCTTGAACTGCACCAAAAATAAACAGGGACATTCAGAAACAatcccccccaccaccaccatcttGAGCAGGAGCAGAGAAGTAATATGGTGTAACACAGGAATGGGCTTGGACCGAGGCCTGAGTGTggatcccagctctgccacttccTAACTAGCTGTGTTAGTTTGGACAAGTGCCTCCCTCCTCTGCTCGTGTGTCCTAGGATGTAAGATGAGGGGCCTATTAGACGACCTCCTGattcctttccagctctcaatTGGACCATACCAGTCCACACTCCCACGCCAGAATGCTTGGGCCCCATTGCCTTTCCCGGGACTTCTGATTGCTCTCACCCCCTCTACTCCTACCCTACTTAGTCCCGCCTCCTCTAAATATAACCCCCTCTAGGCTGAGCTCAGGACTATTTCTAGACTGGGGAAACGTGCTTTGGGAAGCCAGTGGCCTGGACGGGAGTTGTGAGAGGTGCTGGCTGCTGCCTCTACTCCTCCCCCTTGCCCAGGGCACTACCCATCTGGCTCCAACCCCACTGACCACCACACCTGACCATGCCCGGGGAGGCCCGAGAAGGTAAGATAGGTGGGTGGTGTGTGGGGAGCTGGGCAGGCAGAACTGGACAGGGCAAGACTTGGATCCCAGAGCCTTAGGAGTGGAAGGTACTGGGCTGGGGAGGCTTCCCATGCCCAAATTGAACTGGGAAGTATTCTAATGGATTCTCCTGGCTGAGATCTAAGAAGTGAAGATGGGCTATGAAGATCGGCTGTTTTAGATGGGCCATTTGCTTGGCTCCAGGAACTGGGGGAGAAAGCATAGAGTAGGAGCCCCCCTTTCTTTGTCACTGAGCCCAAGATGACCTTGGCTCTTCCACCAAGCATGGGGCATCCTATCTACCACTGATTTCCCCCAGCCCAACCTTTCTGAAGAGACAGGGACAGCTTTTCCCCAAGACCTCCAGCTTTCTCACCATAATTCCCAATCTGGCCCATCACTCTGGAGAGAAGATAGTCTGGGACATGGCATCTGTGCCCTGCTGTACCTATGTTCTTTCTGCAAAGGGACGATGATTGGGAGACGGGTCATCTGCCTGCCAAGACAGGGCTAGGGTGGGAGGGTTTAAGAATGTAGGCAGCAACCTGGGCAGCTGTATGCTTCTGGGATAGCCATGGGTTCCGGTCCCAGTGGGAGGAAGCTAAGGCTGCAGGATGTGGGCAGAGGCACAAGTCTAGGACAGTAACATAGCTGTGGCTTTGGCTCTCTCTTAAGCTGCTCCAGGTAGGTCAGATCCACGGGGCACAAGGAACCCTGTTGCATCCCCTATGTGGACCCTAACATCTTCATCTGTGTCCTGGGAGCTCCTCATTCCTTCCCATCACTCCTCACTTCCCGGCCTCCCCAGTGACTGTGTCCTTGTGTCTGAGACACAAGGCCTTTAAGACTCCAGAAGCTGCTGTCCAGTCTGAATGATTAGTTTCCTGACTCCTCAAGGGCTGATGCTGAGACTTCCTTTTACAGCACAACCAAGTGCCCCGTCACCTCCAGAGGCCCTTCATGATTAGCTGTCCCTGTCAGTTCCCTCTTCTATGGGGGAGAAGCTGCTCCAAGCCCCAGGAGGGTCTGGTTTCCCTCAGATTGGGAGATGGCAGAGGAAGAGGTCCAGTAGGAACTCCCTGAGTTCAGGAGGGGCTCCCCACACACAAGGAagtgtcttccttctttcctcaaaaTCTCCCATCCGTATACAGGCTGCATAAATGTGACACTCAGTGGTTCTGTCCTAGCCTGACTGGGGATCAGAGTGGGTGCAGGTTGGGgatgaggggggagggaggaaaccAAAACTAATCCTGTGGATTTAAGGGCAGGGCAAGGGGAGGGGGACTGGATCTAGGCGCTGGCTCCAAGAATACGTGTGAAATTCTCTTGGACGCCAATGACCTGGCACTGGTGGATGGAGAGAAGACTGGGCACTGACGGGATGTACACTGACCCAAGGCCTGTGCTGAGGGAAAGAACAATGTCCCCAGGTGGGAGGAGTAGGGGAGTCCTCCTACTTCAGCTGCTCAGCCCAGCACCTCTTCCCCTCACAGATGTCATCCTGCCCATTACGGTGAGCCCGAGCACTGGGACCATTCCACCCAGCCACCTCACTGAGGTCAGCCTACACCCTGTGGAGTCCATCAGTGACCTTCACAATGGAGGTACGAACCACGATTTCTCTCCAAAATGTGGGCAGAGAAAGGGAGTAAAGGTAACGTCACGCCTCTGTCTCCTCCAGCGTCCCTGCATCCCTACCTGTCCGATGACCGGACCTCTCAGCAATGGGAAGAACTCATGGGCATACTGCCCCCATCCCTCTGTGTCCAGGCTGGCTGCAACCCAGCCCAAGGGCGTGGGGCCTTCTTGTTGCTGCTGGCGCTGCTCATCCTCACCTGCCTTGCCCTTGCCATCCTGGCTGTCTACCTGAGCGGTACCAGGGTTAGGGAgcaatggggggaagggagggttaAATAGGGTCATTGCTGACACTCCCCTCTCTGTTAACCTACTTGAGAAAAGAGTGCAACGGCAAAGAATCCCAAAGTTCATAaatctttttggggggagggggagagaggaaactCTTCTGCTCTGCTCAGAGGGCCCCGAGTCCCCCAGCTAGTAAAAATGACAGATGGTTTGAAGCCGAGGTCTCCTGACAGTGAGGCTCTGTTCTTTTGTCAATCCCCGGGCTTCGAGGTTCTACACACCAGCTGGGTGGTTTCAGGAAACCGGATGAGGCTGGGATAATCCAGTTACTCACATGGATGATCCACAGGCCAGGGCAGGGGGGAGAGGGTGACCCTGGAGAAACCCCAGGAGTGTGGGC
This sequence is a window from Sminthopsis crassicaudata isolate SCR6 chromosome 1, ASM4859323v1, whole genome shotgun sequence. Protein-coding genes within it:
- the LSMEM2 gene encoding leucine-rich single-pass membrane protein 2, coding for MPGEAREDVILPITVSPSTGTIPPSHLTEVSLHPVESISDLHNGASLHPYLSDDRTSQQWEELMGILPPSLCVQAGCNPAQGRGAFLLLLALLILTCLALAILAVYLSVLQSESLRVLTHTLQVQEETLLKLRLASLNQWRRLNSSEARGLS